Proteins encoded by one window of Nocardia goodfellowii:
- the sigM gene encoding RNA polymerase sigma factor SigM: MNGGSHGSPSGPVTFRTRPFAPDELSDIELLRAHARGERHAFGELVRRHNDHLWQTAIRTSYTREDAADSLQDALLAAHRTAGSFRGESEVRSWLHRIVVNACLDRIRRNKTRRALSLSPENVPEPVDDRDAFAEKEVSMVVERALFALPPDQRTALVAVEMEGYSVSDAAALLGVPEGTIKSRCARGRQRLQERLEFLRDPRNRK; the protein is encoded by the coding sequence ATGAACGGGGGTTCCCACGGGAGTCCCTCAGGGCCGGTGACGTTCCGCACTCGGCCGTTCGCCCCGGACGAACTCTCCGATATCGAGTTACTCCGTGCTCATGCCCGCGGCGAACGCCATGCTTTCGGCGAGCTCGTGCGCCGGCACAACGATCACCTGTGGCAGACCGCCATCCGCACCTCCTACACCCGCGAGGACGCCGCCGACTCACTCCAGGACGCGCTGCTGGCCGCGCATCGCACCGCCGGCTCGTTCCGCGGCGAGTCCGAGGTCCGCAGCTGGCTGCACCGTATCGTGGTCAACGCCTGCCTGGATCGGATCCGGCGCAACAAGACCCGGCGCGCGCTGTCACTGAGTCCGGAGAATGTGCCGGAACCGGTCGACGACCGGGACGCCTTCGCCGAGAAGGAGGTCTCGATGGTCGTCGAACGCGCCCTGTTCGCCCTGCCGCCCGACCAGCGCACCGCATTGGTCGCGGTGGAGATGGAGGGGTATAGCGTGTCCGACGCGGCGGCATTACTGGGCGTGCCGGAAGGAACGATCAAGAGCCGCTGTGCCCGCGGTCGGCAACGTTTGCAAGAACGCCTGGAATTTCTGCGAGATCCACGGAACCGGAAGTAG